From the Primulina tabacum isolate GXHZ01 chromosome 3, ASM2559414v2, whole genome shotgun sequence genome, one window contains:
- the LOC142539557 gene encoding ubiquitin-conjugating enzyme E2 5-like — protein MSSPSKRRDMDVMKLMMSDYSVEPINDGINEFNVEFHGPKESPYEGGVWKVRVELPDAYPYKSPSIGFLNKIFHPNVDELSGSVCLDVINQSWSPMFDLLNVFEVFLPQLLLYPNPSDPLNGDAASLMMKDKVQYDQKVKEYCERYAKKEHIVNTLTEESDEEVSEDEAFSDGRTDSDDDQIAGRADP, from the exons ATGTCTTCTCCAAGCAAAAGGCGGGACATGGATGTCATGAAACT AATGATGAGTGACTACAGTGTTGAACCAATAAATGATGGAATCAATGAGTTCAATGTGGAATTTCACGGTCCGAAAGAAA GTCCTTACGAAGGCGGAGTTTGGAAAGTGCGTGTTGAACTTCCTGATGCTTATCCTTACAAATCTCCTTCCATTGGGTTTCTCAACAAAATTTTCCACCCAAATGTCGATGAGCT GTCCGGTTCTGTGTGTTTGGATGTCATTAACCAGTCATGGAGTCCAATGTTTG ATCTCTTGAATGTGTTTGAGGTCTTCCTGCCACAGCTTTTGCTCTATCCGAACCCATCTGACCCTCTGAATGGGGACGCGGCGTCTCTCATGATGAAAGATAAGGTGCAATACGATCAAAAAGTGAAAG AGTACTGTGAGCGTTATGCAAAGAAAGAACACATCGTAAACACGTTGACGGAAGAGAGCGATGAAGAAGTAAGCGAGGATGAGGCATTCAGTGATGGCCGGACTGATAGCGATGACGATCAAATTGCAGGACGTGCGGATCCTTAG
- the LOC142539558 gene encoding RING-H2 finger protein ATL46-like: MEGLRVQKWSSGHTRLKISWSQRRIYQKDGILTYPPSSSLGVASNFHDESSPPPSSSASKINPAVLFIIVILAVLFFIAGLLHLLVRFLTKNQSSSDSDRNLEASTSDTLERQLQQLFHLHDSGLDQAFIDALPVFSYKEIVGPKEPFDCAVCLCEFLEMDQLRLLPMCSHAFHIKCIDTWLMSNSTCPLCRGTLFDPDFSIENQAFELDDFREEDGYHGYRENAFPIIRKRVEIEEVAKEKGVFPVRLGKFKRIDNVDGDLGGETSSSKLDARRCYSMGSYQYLLGDVNLTVSLSQDRMVPNAKIGKRMDQTGNPSAEESTEGKKITIGTKNDSYSVSKIWLWSKTGKFGSSSATPLDHSSSLNKDLPWIRRTEAV; this comes from the coding sequence ATGGAGGGACTGCGAGTGCAGAAATGGTCTTCTGGGCATACCCGTTTGAAAATTTCTTGGAGTCAGCGTCGAATTTACCAAAAAGATGGGATTTTGACATATCCACCTTCTTCTTCATTGGGTGTTGCCAGTAATTTCCACGATGAATCGAGCCCCCCTCCGTCTTCATCTGCCTCTAAAATTAACCCTGCTGTTCTATTTATCATTGTCATTTTGGCAGTTCTTTTTTTCATAGCTGGGCTTCTACACTTGCTTGTTAGATTTCTCACCAAGAACCAATCATCCTCTGATTCTGATAGAAATTTAGAGGCTTCAACATCTGATACCCTTGAGAGACAGTTGCAACAGCTCTTTCATTTACATGACTCTGGTCTAGATCAAGCTTTTATTGATGCGCTGCCCGTGTTTTCGTATAAGGAGATCGTGGGTCCAAAGGAGCCGTTTGATTGTGCCGTTTGCCTGTGCGAATTCTTGGAGATGGACCAGTTAAGATTGCTTCCGATGTGTAGTCATGCCTTTCATATCAAATGCATTGATACTTGGCTGATGTCGAATTCGACTTGCCCTCTCTGCAGGGGAACCCTCTTCGATCCGGATTTCTCCATTGAAAACCAGGCGTTCGAATTAGATGATTTTAGGGAAGAAGATGGATATCATGGTTATAGAGAAAACGCGTTCCCCATCATCCGGAAGAGGGTGGAAATTGAGGAAGTTGCTAAAGAAAAGGGGGTTTTCCCGGTTAGGCTTGGTAAGTTTAAAAGAATTGACAATGTGGATGGGGACTTAGGAGGTGAAACAAGTAGTAGTAAATTGGATGCTAGAAGGTGTTACTCAATGGGTTCGTATCAATACCTGCTTGGTGATGTGAATCTTACGGTGTCGTTGAGCCAAGATCGAATGGTCCCCAACGCGAAGATCGGTAAACGGATGGATCAAACAGGTAATCCTTCAGCCGAGGAGAGTACAGAAGGGAAGAAAATAACTATAGGTACAAAGAATGATAGCTATTCTGTTTCCAAGATTTGGTTGTGGTCAAAAACGGGGAAATTCGGAAGTTCATCTGCTACCCCTTTGGATCATTCATCTTCTCTAAACAAAGACTTACCATGGATTCGTAGAACAGAAGCCGTTTGA
- the LOC142539559 gene encoding uncharacterized protein LOC142539559, with translation MCKNWIILLAILVTLLVGCSSVSASPVTKIVGGVVTNVASAVFKWLWSLKSTTKTAVSSRSMMKFESGYIVETVFDGSKLGIEPHSVVVSAFGELLVLDSENSNIYKISAPLSRYSRPKLLIGSSEGYTGHVDGKLREARMYHPKGLTVDDSGNIYVADTMNMAIRKISDTGVVTIAGGRLSRGGGHIDGPSEDAKFSNDFDLVYVGSSCSLLVIDRGNQAIREIQLHEDDCSTQHEGNLYLGIAVLAAAVFFGYMLALLQRWISTMLSYDDEPKTYVRDMPPAPYHRPPPKSIRPPLIPLEDNKYEQQDEGFFTSLGRLISNAGSSFFEIFGGLFSGIRRKPSYHPMQQQQQHRHPSKHGNAWPLQESFMIPQEDEPPPIDSREPTPRKSYPFNTKDTENTRHQSMQSKSYNHDGWNGDFRQQPPYQMQQLQHHQYHQKHNLSSPQTYYEHENCETNEIVFGAVQEQIGRREAMVIKAVDYAEPSSYNSQNIRSRYNCMSYSSYGY, from the exons ATGTGCAAGAATTGGATCATTCTTCTCGCCATTCTCGTGACTCTTCTTGTCGGGTGTTCTTCAGTTTCTGCATCGCCTGTTACAA AAATCGTAGGTGGGGTTGTCACAAATGTTGCTTCCGCCGTTTTCAAGTGGTTGTGGTCACTAAAATCAACCACCAAGACAG CTGTTTCGAGTCGTTCTATGATGAAATTCGAAAGTGGGTATATTGTCGAGACTGTGTTCGATGGAAGTAAGCTTGGGATCGAACCACACTCGGTCGTGGTGTCTGCATTTGGGGAGCTTCTGGTTTTGGACTCTGAGAACAGCAATATTTACAAGATATCAGCTCCTTTGTCCAGAT ATAGTAGACCTAAGCTGCTTATCGGATCGTCGGAAGGTTACACGGGGCATGTAGATGGAAAGCTAAGAGAAGCAAGAATGTACCATCCAAAAGGGCTTACTGTGGACGACTCAGGGAATATATATGTTGCAGATACTATGAATATGGCGATCCGCAAAATTAGCGACACAG GAGTCGTTACAATTGCTGGTGGGAGATTGAGCCGAGGAGGAGGGCACATTGATGGACCGAGCGAAGATGCCaagttttcaaatgattttgaCTTGGTCTATGTTGGAAGTAGCTGCTCCCTTTTGGTAATAGACAGAGGGAATCAAGCGATTCGAGAGATCCAACTCCATGAAGATGATTGTTCTACCCAGCATGAAGGCAATTTATATTTAG GCATAGCGGTGCTCGCGGCGGCTGTTTTCTTTGGTTACATGTTGGCCTTGTTACAGCGTTGGATTTCCACGATGCTTTCATACGACGAT GAGCCGAAGACTTATGTCAGAGACATGCCGCCAGCTCCATATCACAGGCCCCCTCCTAAGTCCATTCGGCCTCCCTTGATTCCATTGGAAGACAACAAATACGAACAACAAGATGAGGGCTTCTTCACTTCATTGGGACGACTAATTTCCAACGCGGGCTCGTCtttctttgaaatatttggCGGATTATTCTCTGGTATCAGAAGAAAGCCTTCCTATCACCCCATGCAGCAACAGCAACAGCATCGACACCCTTCAAAACATGGGAACGCCTGGCCGTTGCAAGAAAGCTTCATGATCCCACAAGAAGATGAGCCCCCACCAATTGACTCGAGAGAACCAACCCCACGCAAAAGCTACCCATTCAATACTAAGGACACAGAAAATACTCGGCACCAATCCATGCAAAGCAAATCTTACAATCACGATGGATGGAATGGAGATTTTCGCCAGCAACCACCATATCAAATGCAGCAACTGCAACATCACCAGTATCATCAGAAGCATAACTTGTCGAGCCCCCAAACTTATTACGAGCATGAAAACTGCGAGACAAATGAGATAGTATTCGGAGCCGTCCAAGAACAGATTGGACGACGTGAGGCAATGGTGATAAAGGCTGTTGACTATGCAGAACCCTCAAGTTACAATAGTCAGAATATAAGATCAAGATACAACTGCATGAGTTACTCCTCCTACGGCTACTAA